Part of the Clostridiales bacterium genome is shown below.
CCCAAGAAGATGATAGAGTTATAGTGATTCATCAGGAGCATAAAGGGGTGTCAGCTGCAAGAAATAGTGGATTAGATGCTATGCCAAAAGGAGAATATATTACGTTTGTTGATTCGGATGACTATATAGAGGAAGATATATATACTTATGCGTACAATGTAGCAAAAGAGCATGATGATGATATTTTAGAGTTTGGATATAGGTGTTTTAGAGAAGGAGAGGAGTGCGCTGAGCAACAAAATATATTCACTACTTCGTGGGAAGATAAAAATATAACAGTTGATAAAAATGAAATAAATAAGGATATATTGATAGGTAATTTTTTTTTATGGAATAAATTATATAAAGCAGAGATGTTAGAAAAAGGAGGAAACGTAAGATTTGTAGAAGGTATGTTGTATGAAGATAATGCATATAATCTTATGGTGTTGCCAGCTGTAAGAAGGTATGAAAGGATAAACAAGGTATTTTATAATTACAGAAGAACACCAGAATCCATTGTTAGTAAGGGAAGAAGTAATCCGGGTTTACAAAATTGTATAAATGCTATTCCAGCAGTTTGCAATAAATGGAGAGAGGAAGGTTTGATAAAGGGAAATGAAGGTTATTTATTAGATATGATTTTGGAAAAATATTTTTGGATTCTGGATGATATAGCTAGTACGGATGCAAGTTATGCAAATAAAATTTTAGAGTATTTTGGGGATGATATATATAACGAAAATGTTTTGATTAGAAGTAGTCAATATGTAAAATGTTGTTTAAAAAATTTGGAAACATATAGGAGTAAAATGACTGCAGTATAGGTTGCGATTATAGATATGTTTTTTGAAGATAAAAAGCTATGTTAAAATAACATGGCTTTTTTTTATGTTAACATATTTTAATTTATCTTCATATAAATAATTAAGACAACCTAAAATAAGGAGGATAAATGATGTATAGAAATATGTTACCTAATAAATTATTTCCGTTTGTAAGTACATTTAAATTGGGGAAGGCATATGTACCTTATCAAACTATATCTTGTGTTTTGGAGCCAGAAAAGGCGATAAAAAAAGGAACAATATTTCCAGAACTTTATTCTTCATATGGCAACAAACAAAAATTTATTTAAAGGAGGTATTATATGTGTCCAGATAGGCAAAATTTGTTGAAAGAAATAATGGCAATAGATTTTTTCTTGTATGATTTAGCTTTGTACTTAGATACTCATTCGGGTGACAGAAGAGCATTGTTGACATTCAATGATTATTTAAAAAGAGTTAATGCGATGAAAGAAAATTATGAAAGAGCATATGGTCCATTAACCTACGACAGAAGGACTAACGGTATTAATTGGCAATGGATAGATTGTCCTTGGCCTTGGGAATATTCATATAACTAATTTAGAAAGGAGTATAATATATGTGGATTTATGAAAAAAAATTGCAGTATCCTGTAAAAATAAAGAATAAGAATCCTAAAATAGCCAAGTATATAATAAGCCAGTTTGGGGGTCCAGATGGAGAGCTTGGAGCTTCACTAAGGTATTTAAGTCAAAGATATTCTATGCCAGATGGCGTATCAAAAGGAGTATTAACTGATGTAGGTACAGAAGAACTGGCACATTTGGAAATAGTGGGAACAATTATACATCAATTAGTAGATGGAGTATCTCCGAAAATCTTAGAACAAGAAGGTTTGGGAGCATATTATACAGATCATGGTTTAGGAGTTTATCCACAAGCGGCATCAGGGGTTCCATTTGATGCAATAGCGTTGGGAGTAAAAGGTGATCCTATAGTAGATTTGACTGAGAATTTGGCAGCTGAAGAAAAAGCAAGAATAACATATGAACACTTGATAAATATTTGTGATGATCCAGATGTTGTAGATCCTTTGAAATTTTTAAGACAACGAGAGATAGTACATTTCCAAAGATTTGGAGAAACATTGCAAAGAGTGCAATCAAAATTAGAAGAGAAAAAATTTTTTATGTTTAAAAATCCTTGTTGCAGTAGTATGTAATCAATTTAAATTCCACTGTTAATTATGACGGTGGGATTATATTATTTTGCTGTGTTTAGTAGTCAAAGACAAAAGGTAAATACTTGATTTTTTTGAAAAGGTGGTATATAATTAAAAGGCAAATAAAAATTGGCTAGATTTGGAAAATGGTTGAAAAATAGAGGGAGTAAGTCCTCTATGTGAAGAAGGGAAGGGGTGTGAAAGTAGGGAATAGTTTAAGAAATAAAATATTGTTTAGAGTATTAAAGGTAAAAAAATAATTTTTTAGAAATTAAAATGTAAGATGGATAGAGAGGGTGTTTAGAATGATAAAGAAAATTAAAAATATTAGTGAAAAAATAAAAAAGAAAACTTCAGATAAAGATTTTATGATAAAGTTAAAAAATATTGTTGTTTTAGGAACATATGTGTTATTTTTTGTAGCATTATTAAGTGAGACATGCTTGGCCGCAAATGAAACTATATTGGATAGTTTTAATAATATGTTAAATGATGTTAAAAAAAGTCTTTTAAAGTATTCTGCAGCCGCGGCTGCTATAGGTATTGCAACAGGAGCGTTTATGAAAAAGTTTAGTTTTGGTAGACAGGAGCAGATAGAAAAGGGCGGCAAATTAATGAGAAACTCTGTTATAGCATTTGTGATAGTACATGCGGCACCAAGAATCCTTAATTTTGTAACTAGTTATCTTGGACATGGAAATGAAGATATAAATTTAGGTTAATGAAAAAATTAATTATATATAGATTGTGTTGAGTTACACATTTCTTTGTGAGGGGAAAACGTAGGCTGTCTTGTCTTAAGAGAGTATGTTTTTCCTTTTAGTATTTCTTATATTTTTTTAATAATAATTGTAAAAGTAAGAGGTAAAAGTGTATACAAATGAGCACTTGATTTTTTAGCAATAGCAGTATATAATTTGAAGATAGATGAAAAATGGAGGGGTTAAAAAATGGATTATGGGAAAACATTGAATTTGCCAAAAACAGAATTTCCTATGAGAGCAAATTTACCACAAAGAGAGGGAGAATACCTAGAAGCGTGGGAAAAAATGGATATTTATAATAAACAATTAGCTAAAAATAAAGGTAAGAAAAAATTTGTATTACACGACGGTCCGCCGTATGCGAATGGTGGTATACATTTGGGAACGTCTTTAAATAAAATTTTAAAAGATTTCATCGTAAAGTTTCATAGTATGAATGGGTACTATACCCCGTATGTACCTGGATGGGATACTCATGGGCTTCCAACAGAACAAAGAGCTATAAAAGAATTAGGTTTAAGAAGGCATGAGGTTGGACCAATAAAATTTAGAGAAGCATGTGAAGGATTTGCAAGAAAATATATAGATGTACAAAGAAATGCATTTAAGAGATTGGGAGTTAGGGCAGATTGGAGTAATCCATATATAACATTAAAGCCTGAGTTTGAGGCAGAGCAAATAAAAGTATTTGGAGAAATGGCAAAGAAGAAGTATGTATATAAGGGATTAAAACCTGTGTATTGGTGCCCATGTTGTGAAACTGCTTTGGCAGAGGCAGAGATAGAGTATGCCGACCACAACACAGTATCAATATTCGTTAAATTTAAGGTAAGAGATGATAAGGGTGTTATTTTTGACAAGGTAGGATCCAGAGATAATGTGAATTTTGTAATTTGGACAACCACCACATGGACATTACCTGGTAATATGGCTATATGTTTGAATAAGGATTTTGAATATTCGGCAGTGTTAGCGAATGATGAATATTATATAATTGCTACTGAATTAATTGACAGTGTTATGAATGCAGCTAATATAACAGAGTACAAAAAAGTTGCTTCGTTTAGCGGTAAAGAATTAGAGGGAGTCTTGTGTAAACATCCGTTTATAGATAGAGACTCAGTGGTTATAGTTGGGGAGCATGTCACACTAGATGCTGGTACTGGATGTGTACATACGGCGCCTGGCCATGGGATAGAAGACTTTTTAGTTTGCCAAAATTATGATATAGATATTTTAGTTCCTGTAGACGACAAAGGGTATATGACAGCTGATGCCGAGGAATTTAAAGGGTTATTTTATGAAGAAGCGAATAAAGCAATACTTGATAAGTTAAAAGATACAGGTAGTCTTTTGGCAACCCAAGATATTTTGCATCAATATCCACATTGCTGGAGATGTAAAAATCCTATAATATTTAGGGCAACAGAACAGTGGTTTGTATCAATAGATGGTTTTAAGAAAGCTTCGTTAGAAGAGGTAAAAAAGGTTAATTGGATACCGGAGTGGGGAGAAGATAGGATAACATCAATGATAAGAGATAGAGGAGATTGGTGTATATCAAGGCAACGTACATGGGGAGTGCCAATACCGATTTTCTATTGTAAGGAGTGTCACACTGAGCTAATTACAGATGAAAGTATAAAAAGCGTGTATGAGCTATTTAAAAAAGAGGGATCTAATGCTTGGTATAAGTATGACGCAGTGGATATTTTGCCTAAAGGTACAAAATGTAAATGTGGATGTAGCGAGTTTGATAAAGAAAAAGATATAATGGATGTGTGGTTTGACTCAGGTTCTACACATGCTGCTGTGTTGGCCAATAATGAGGATTTGGAATATCCAGCAGATATGTATCTAGAAGGTAACGATCAATATAGAGGATGGTTTCAGTCTTCTCTATTAACTGCGGTAGCAACTAATGGTAAAGCACCATATAAGACAGTTGTTACACATGGTTATGTTGTTGATGGGGAAGGAAGAAAAATGTCTAAGTCGCTGGGCAATGGAATAGATCCATTTGATGTTATAAAAGAATACGGGGCGGATATATTAAGATTATGGGTTGCATCATGTGATTACAAAGCAGACATTAGAATATCTAAAGAGCTACTCGCGCAAATATCTGAAGTGTACAGAAAGATAAGAAATACAAGTAGATACATAATAGGAAATATACACGATTTTAACCCCGACACAGATTGCGTTGAATATAAAGATTTATTAGAGATAGATAAAGTTATGTTGTTAAAGCTTTCGCAATTATTAGAAAAAGTTAATGAATCTTACAAAGCGTATGAGTTCCATATTATGTTCCATGCAATACATAATTTTTGCGTTGTAGATATGAGTAATTTCTATCTAGACATAATAAAAGATAGATTATACACATTAAAGCAAGATTCAAAAGAAAGAAGATGTGCGCAGACTGTTATATATACAATATTAGATGTATTAGTTAGGATATTGACGCCAGTGCTTGCTTTCACAAGTGAAGAAATATGGAAGTATATGCCTCA
Proteins encoded:
- a CDS encoding manganese catalase family protein, whose translation is MWIYEKKLQYPVKIKNKNPKIAKYIISQFGGPDGELGASLRYLSQRYSMPDGVSKGVLTDVGTEELAHLEIVGTIIHQLVDGVSPKILEQEGLGAYYTDHGLGVYPQAASGVPFDAIALGVKGDPIVDLTENLAAEEKARITYEHLINICDDPDVVDPLKFLRQREIVHFQRFGETLQRVQSKLEEKKFFMFKNPCCSSM
- a CDS encoding spore coat protein CotJB, whose amino-acid sequence is MCPDRQNLLKEIMAIDFFLYDLALYLDTHSGDRRALLTFNDYLKRVNAMKENYERAYGPLTYDRRTNGINWQWIDCPWPWEYSYN
- a CDS encoding glycosyltransferase; this translates as MNRHKLIVVSIMMCIFPFILCKQSYGVKLKEKDVKVSIIVPVYNREEYLGICMDSLINQHLKEIEIICVDDGSTDNSGKILDKYAQEDDRVIVIHQEHKGVSAARNSGLDAMPKGEYITFVDSDDYIEEDIYTYAYNVAKEHDDDILEFGYRCFREGEECAEQQNIFTTSWEDKNITVDKNEINKDILIGNFFLWNKLYKAEMLEKGGNVRFVEGMLYEDNAYNLMVLPAVRRYERINKVFYNYRRTPESIVSKGRSNPGLQNCINAIPAVCNKWREEGLIKGNEGYLLDMILEKYFWILDDIASTDASYANKILEYFGDDIYNENVLIRSSQYVKCCLKNLETYRSKMTAV
- a CDS encoding spore coat associated protein CotJA, with the protein product MMYRNMLPNKLFPFVSTFKLGKAYVPYQTISCVLEPEKAIKKGTIFPELYSSYGNKQKFI
- the ileS gene encoding isoleucine--tRNA ligase gives rise to the protein MDYGKTLNLPKTEFPMRANLPQREGEYLEAWEKMDIYNKQLAKNKGKKKFVLHDGPPYANGGIHLGTSLNKILKDFIVKFHSMNGYYTPYVPGWDTHGLPTEQRAIKELGLRRHEVGPIKFREACEGFARKYIDVQRNAFKRLGVRADWSNPYITLKPEFEAEQIKVFGEMAKKKYVYKGLKPVYWCPCCETALAEAEIEYADHNTVSIFVKFKVRDDKGVIFDKVGSRDNVNFVIWTTTTWTLPGNMAICLNKDFEYSAVLANDEYYIIATELIDSVMNAANITEYKKVASFSGKELEGVLCKHPFIDRDSVVIVGEHVTLDAGTGCVHTAPGHGIEDFLVCQNYDIDILVPVDDKGYMTADAEEFKGLFYEEANKAILDKLKDTGSLLATQDILHQYPHCWRCKNPIIFRATEQWFVSIDGFKKASLEEVKKVNWIPEWGEDRITSMIRDRGDWCISRQRTWGVPIPIFYCKECHTELITDESIKSVYELFKKEGSNAWYKYDAVDILPKGTKCKCGCSEFDKEKDIMDVWFDSGSTHAAVLANNEDLEYPADMYLEGNDQYRGWFQSSLLTAVATNGKAPYKTVVTHGYVVDGEGRKMSKSLGNGIDPFDVIKEYGADILRLWVASCDYKADIRISKELLAQISEVYRKIRNTSRYIIGNIHDFNPDTDCVEYKDLLEIDKVMLLKLSQLLEKVNESYKAYEFHIMFHAIHNFCVVDMSNFYLDIIKDRLYTLKQDSKERRCAQTVIYTILDVLVRILTPVLAFTSEEIWKYMPHKKGDDLESVQLNDWPVLPDEYLNKGLEEKWNKIMDIKTDISKALEEARNEKVIGHSLNAEVVVYANDANYKFIDNIKDDMGSICIISKFTLDKIENAPDGVASSELVDGIKVLVRQARGEKCERCWMYSETVGQSKEHPTICKRCESNLV